One window from the genome of Marinobacter sp. LV10R510-11A encodes:
- a CDS encoding PolC-type DNA polymerase III gives MLEQIRQWIERRRAGLNSNIPPENMPNPKSPGDQLLSECRLIVLDLETTGLHANKDEVIAVGAVAITGGAIDLSDQFDLILRRPELDITKTVLIHGIGTEALTQGHETEDALLFLLEWMNGDPVLAYHSAFDQKFLEKTLKTELGYTKNHTWMDVADLLPAFFPKAHTSGKGLDNWADFFGLEVSARHHAASDALATAELTLIALNKAHKDGLKTLRELHDKLRYHRRLKNIHRM, from the coding sequence ATGTTGGAACAAATCAGACAATGGATTGAACGTCGCCGCGCAGGCCTAAACAGCAACATACCGCCCGAGAACATGCCTAATCCCAAAAGCCCGGGGGATCAGCTGCTCTCTGAGTGCCGCTTGATTGTGTTGGATCTCGAGACCACCGGCTTGCATGCAAACAAGGATGAGGTCATCGCCGTTGGCGCAGTTGCCATCACCGGTGGTGCCATCGACCTCAGCGATCAGTTCGACCTGATTTTGAGGCGTCCCGAGCTTGATATAACAAAGACAGTATTGATTCACGGAATCGGGACGGAAGCCCTCACCCAGGGCCATGAAACCGAAGATGCACTGCTTTTTCTTTTGGAATGGATGAATGGCGACCCAGTGCTTGCATACCACTCGGCATTCGATCAGAAATTTCTAGAAAAGACTCTTAAAACTGAGCTTGGATACACCAAGAACCATACCTGGATGGACGTAGCAGACCTACTACCTGCATTCTTTCCAAAGGCCCATACCAGTGGCAAGGGGCTTGATAACTGGGCCGACTTTTTTGGCCTTGAAGTCAGTGCAAGACACCACGCAGCTTCCGATGCTTTGGCAACCGCCGAACTAACGCTGATTGCACTGAACAAAGCCCACAAGGACGGCCTGAAAACCCTGAGGGAATTGCACGATAAACTGCGCTACCACCGCCGGCTAAAAAACATACACCGCATGTGA
- the smrA gene encoding DNA endonuclease SmrA — MTSKNDRLSFLEAMKDVRRIRKSNRAEIIMPRELTPGHLERQRAAVERPLKDANPLTSENVDPLTALDILCWQRPGIQHGVFRKLKHGQYAIEARLDLHRMTVELARREVFQFIADCVRYGLRSVIILHGKGERNPDGVAQLKSHLAKWLPELPSVLAFHSAEKRHGGTGAVYVMVRKGDRDKQHNRELHGSP, encoded by the coding sequence ATGACTAGCAAAAATGATCGCCTCAGTTTTCTTGAGGCAATGAAGGACGTACGGCGCATCCGAAAATCCAATCGCGCCGAGATAATCATGCCCCGTGAACTGACGCCCGGCCACTTGGAGCGTCAGCGCGCTGCCGTGGAGAGACCACTCAAAGATGCTAACCCGCTGACCTCCGAGAATGTCGATCCCTTAACCGCGCTCGACATTCTCTGCTGGCAACGCCCCGGTATTCAGCATGGTGTTTTTCGCAAGCTCAAGCATGGGCAGTACGCCATTGAAGCAAGGCTGGATTTGCATCGGATGACCGTGGAGCTGGCGCGGCGAGAAGTATTCCAATTCATCGCCGATTGCGTTCGTTATGGATTGCGATCGGTCATAATCCTTCACGGCAAGGGAGAGCGTAACCCAGACGGCGTAGCTCAGCTCAAAAGCCACCTTGCTAAATGGCTGCCCGAACTCCCGAGCGTGCTGGCGTTCCACTCGGCCGAGAAGCGCCATGGCGGCACCGGGGCGGTTTATGTCATGGTGCGTAAAGGTGACCGGGACAAACAACACAATCGTGAGTTGCATGGTTCACCTTAG
- a CDS encoding sodium:solute symporter family protein, which produces MSQFAINIMFVGGSFLIYIMIAVWARAGSTKDFYVAGGGIHPITNGMAIGADWMSAASFISMAGIIAAGGYASSAYLMGWTGGYVLLAMLLAPYLRKFGKFTVPEFIGDRFYSKQARLVAVVCLITASLTYVIGQMAGAGVAFSRFLEVDATTGLIIAAVVIFIYSVLGGMKGITYTQVAQYCVLILAYTIPAVFISLQLTDNPIPAIGLFSTHIDSGMPILDKLNQVITDLGFREYTADVDSHLNMVLFTLTLMIGTAGLPHVIIRFFTVPKVADARWSAGWALVFIALLYLTAPAVASMARLNLMSTIYPDGTAAEPIQYDNRPNWIKEWEITGLITFQDKNEDGRIQLYNDDSSEEGKAFQDEAEARGWEGNELDVNRDILVLANPEIANLPGWVIGLIAAGGLAAALSTAAGLLLAISSAISHDLIKGSINPGITEKGELLAARISMAVAIVVATWLGANPPGFAAQVVALAFGIAAASLFPTLMMGIFSKRINNKGAVAGMLCGLVFTLSYIFVYKGWFFIPGTANLADIAENWVFGISPLSIGAIGALVNFAVAFAVSNATDEPPIEIQELVESVRYPRGAGKAQDH; this is translated from the coding sequence ATGAGTCAATTTGCGATTAACATTATGTTCGTAGGGGGATCCTTCCTCATCTACATCATGATTGCTGTCTGGGCCAGGGCCGGAAGCACTAAAGATTTCTACGTCGCCGGCGGCGGCATTCACCCCATCACCAACGGTATGGCGATTGGTGCCGACTGGATGTCAGCAGCGTCATTCATCTCCATGGCGGGTATCATTGCAGCCGGTGGCTATGCAAGCTCAGCCTACTTGATGGGCTGGACCGGCGGGTACGTTCTGCTGGCTATGCTTCTTGCACCTTACCTGCGTAAATTCGGTAAGTTCACGGTTCCGGAGTTTATTGGTGACCGGTTCTATAGCAAGCAGGCACGCTTGGTAGCGGTTGTCTGCCTGATCACTGCCTCTTTGACCTACGTTATCGGCCAGATGGCCGGCGCTGGCGTGGCCTTCTCCCGGTTCTTGGAAGTGGATGCCACTACGGGCTTGATTATTGCTGCGGTCGTTATCTTCATCTACTCGGTACTTGGTGGCATGAAGGGCATAACTTACACGCAGGTTGCTCAATATTGCGTGCTGATCCTTGCCTACACCATTCCAGCTGTCTTTATTTCCCTGCAGCTGACGGATAACCCAATCCCAGCGATAGGTTTGTTCTCCACTCATATCGATTCGGGAATGCCGATTCTGGACAAACTGAACCAGGTTATTACGGATCTAGGCTTCAGAGAGTATACTGCAGATGTCGACAGCCACCTGAACATGGTGCTGTTTACCCTGACTCTGATGATCGGTACCGCCGGCCTACCCCACGTTATTATTCGCTTCTTCACCGTTCCAAAAGTAGCTGATGCTCGCTGGTCTGCTGGCTGGGCTCTGGTATTCATTGCGCTGTTATACCTCACAGCCCCGGCTGTTGCATCCATGGCTCGCCTGAACCTGATGTCCACCATTTATCCGGATGGCACCGCTGCTGAGCCGATTCAATACGATAACCGCCCGAACTGGATCAAAGAGTGGGAAATCACAGGGCTGATCACATTCCAGGACAAGAATGAGGACGGTCGTATCCAACTGTACAACGATGACTCGTCTGAAGAAGGCAAGGCGTTCCAGGATGAGGCAGAAGCCCGCGGCTGGGAAGGCAACGAGCTCGACGTAAACCGCGACATTCTGGTGCTCGCTAACCCCGAGATTGCTAATCTGCCCGGCTGGGTCATCGGTCTGATCGCAGCCGGTGGTCTGGCAGCTGCATTGTCGACGGCGGCAGGCCTGCTATTGGCCATATCCTCGGCGATCAGTCACGACTTGATCAAAGGCTCAATTAATCCCGGTATTACGGAAAAAGGTGAGCTGCTGGCAGCGCGAATATCGATGGCCGTTGCAATTGTGGTAGCAACTTGGCTGGGCGCTAACCCTCCAGGGTTCGCCGCTCAGGTTGTTGCTTTGGCATTCGGTATTGCGGCCGCCTCATTGTTCCCGACTCTGATGATGGGTATCTTCTCGAAGCGCATCAACAATAAGGGTGCTGTCGCGGGTATGCTGTGCGGCTTGGTGTTCACCTTGTCGTACATCTTCGTGTACAAGGGATGGTTCTTCATTCCGGGCACGGCCAACCTTGCAGATATCGCAGAGAACTGGGTATTTGGAATCTCTCCACTGTCGATTGGTGCAATCGGTGCCCTCGTCAACTTTGCGGTAGCCTTCGCTGTATCTAACGCAACTGATGAGCCACCCATTGAGATTCAAGAACTGGTTGAAAGCGTTCGCTACCCACGCGGTGCCGGAAAAGCTCAAGACCACTAA
- a CDS encoding tetratricopeptide repeat-containing response regulator codes for MSTLANKSASDTSAFAKLTYLVIDDFENFRISMRHMLRSCGAVNIELVADARPAVQYCTYNHVDVVLCDYNLGEGKNGQHILEELRHKKLLKRSSLFLMVTSETSREMVMGARENQPDAYLTKPMNRAMLEKRLGSLINQRNALFPINREIDRENYPEAISLCVTALARLPRYKTWLMKTLGELYFLLGDLSHAIKVYDEVLSQRELPWARFGRDKVLLANHRYDEAVESLQQLIANHPDYMEAYDFLADGLERLNRPGQAQKILERAADYSPHALLRQKHLAELAESNQDMETAAKSWRKTVSLGTHSIHDSAGHYLSLSHTLCDLSEGNTDKEGETLANEAFSTLGCLEKRFPANDILELRSKIIQCRIYAGQKHLQEAEVMLDGIRPKLKNTRSLGLETGLDYAKTLYRLGHGIEAKTLLGELAEQFGENPGAIKKIENLLDEPVSFRTKIKARRLNREGIAAFESGNLKEARSIFAKALEMIPDHPALNLNQVQVLIKEHETTAGVKDLTERCQYHLSRMAELPEQHGQYRRYLALQRKLKALNQ; via the coding sequence ATGAGCACGCTCGCGAACAAATCAGCCTCTGACACAAGCGCCTTCGCAAAGCTCACCTATCTTGTGATCGACGACTTTGAAAACTTCCGGATCTCAATGCGCCATATGCTTCGCAGCTGTGGTGCCGTCAATATTGAGTTGGTTGCCGACGCCAGACCCGCGGTGCAGTACTGCACATACAATCATGTAGACGTAGTGCTATGCGACTATAATTTGGGTGAGGGCAAGAATGGCCAGCACATTCTGGAGGAGCTTCGCCACAAGAAGCTTTTAAAACGATCGTCACTTTTTTTAATGGTAACCTCGGAGACGTCCCGGGAAATGGTTATGGGGGCCCGCGAAAACCAGCCCGACGCCTACCTCACAAAGCCGATGAATCGCGCTATGCTGGAAAAGCGCCTGGGTAGCCTAATCAACCAACGCAACGCCTTGTTTCCGATCAACCGTGAAATCGACCGGGAAAATTATCCAGAAGCTATCTCACTCTGTGTTACGGCTCTGGCCCGACTGCCACGCTATAAAACCTGGCTTATGAAAACCCTCGGGGAACTCTATTTTCTACTAGGGGATCTTTCCCATGCCATTAAAGTGTACGACGAAGTTCTCTCCCAACGCGAGTTACCGTGGGCCAGATTCGGGCGCGACAAAGTATTACTGGCCAACCATCGTTACGACGAAGCTGTGGAGAGCCTGCAACAACTAATAGCCAACCACCCTGATTATATGGAAGCCTATGACTTTCTAGCAGATGGCCTTGAGCGCCTGAATAGACCGGGACAGGCGCAGAAAATTCTGGAGCGGGCAGCTGACTATTCACCCCATGCATTGCTCCGTCAAAAACACTTAGCTGAATTGGCGGAATCCAACCAAGACATGGAAACCGCCGCAAAGTCATGGCGAAAAACAGTCAGCTTGGGGACTCATTCCATTCATGACAGTGCCGGCCACTATCTCTCCTTGAGCCATACCCTGTGCGACCTGAGTGAAGGCAATACGGACAAAGAGGGTGAGACGCTTGCAAACGAAGCATTTTCAACTCTTGGCTGCTTGGAAAAGCGCTTCCCAGCCAACGATATTCTTGAACTTCGTAGCAAGATTATCCAGTGCCGGATCTACGCGGGCCAAAAACACCTACAAGAAGCCGAAGTAATGCTGGACGGTATTCGGCCGAAGCTAAAGAACACCCGCTCGCTGGGCTTAGAAACAGGCCTAGACTACGCAAAAACACTCTATCGCCTTGGCCACGGAATTGAGGCCAAAACATTGCTTGGGGAGCTGGCAGAGCAGTTTGGTGAAAACCCTGGCGCTATCAAAAAAATAGAAAATTTGTTGGATGAGCCAGTAAGCTTTCGTACGAAAATCAAAGCTCGCCGTCTTAATCGAGAAGGCATAGCAGCCTTTGAATCCGGCAATCTCAAAGAGGCCCGAAGTATCTTCGCCAAAGCCCTAGAAATGATACCGGATCACCCAGCCCTGAACCTAAACCAGGTTCAAGTGCTGATAAAAGAGCATGAGACCACCGCGGGAGTCAAGGATCTGACGGAACGCTGCCAGTATCACCTAAGCCGGATGGCTGAGCTGCCTGAGCAGCATGGACAATATCGACGCTACCTTGCTCTGCAACGTAAATTGAAGGCACTGAACCAATGA
- a CDS encoding putative nucleotidyltransferase substrate binding domain-containing protein, with product MAAANQDSTRPQNTRAIMGFLQAHAPFSSMDEDHLAHFAEHATLRFYADGDVVLSPDDGIVRKFYVVKQGRIRGERLNQKADKTETTFEISLGECFPLAAIIGERPTRTLHRAAGDTFCLSIEQDAFVTLFSESESFRDFCLRGVSSLLDQVNQRIQSGAMASMGSSISLSTPLERYALRNPIVCSPDSSVRKAVARMHENGVGSIVITDDSRHPTGIFTLRDLRTMIAENAGSLDAPVHQFMTKDPCCLTAQADAFEAALLMAEHHFAHLCVVDEEKKLIGIVSERDLFSLQRVDLVNLARTIGTATHLRTLVSLRSDVSRLVDAMLAHGADSGQVVKIITTLNDVTVRRVLELNIKKNDPGIPFTWLTFGSEGRQEQTLLTDQDNGILFKTPEGMTEDQVREKLLPFARTVNDELAECGFTLCKGNIMASNPKLCLSDREWDDWFIRFIDASTPQNLVYSSIFLDMRSVFGPTDSLHQLLERVLTRIRKNDLFQKMLAGNAFQRKPPLTMFRNFRYVSDGKKRSLDLKRQGLAPFVESVRVFALANGVESANTLERMDELAQKGVFDAKDANAWKDAYSLIQAIRMRSHQEMLDKGEELTNYIDPDDLNPLDKRILRESFRQAQRLQQKLEITYQL from the coding sequence ATGGCAGCAGCAAACCAAGACAGCACACGCCCGCAGAACACCCGCGCCATTATGGGCTTCCTGCAAGCGCACGCCCCCTTCTCAAGCATGGACGAAGACCACCTCGCCCACTTTGCTGAGCATGCCACGCTGAGATTCTATGCCGACGGAGATGTGGTTCTATCGCCAGACGACGGTATCGTTAGAAAGTTTTACGTCGTTAAACAGGGACGGATCAGGGGCGAGCGCCTTAACCAGAAAGCTGACAAAACCGAAACCACGTTTGAGATCAGCCTTGGCGAGTGTTTTCCACTGGCCGCCATTATAGGTGAGCGGCCCACCCGGACACTGCACCGCGCCGCCGGAGACACGTTTTGCCTGAGCATCGAGCAAGACGCCTTCGTTACCCTGTTTTCCGAAAGCGAGTCATTCCGTGATTTCTGCCTGCGCGGTGTCAGCAGCCTGCTCGACCAAGTAAATCAGCGCATTCAGTCTGGCGCCATGGCGTCCATGGGATCCAGCATATCACTGAGCACGCCTCTTGAACGCTACGCCCTTCGCAACCCCATTGTGTGCTCGCCGGATTCGTCCGTGCGTAAAGCGGTCGCCCGCATGCATGAAAACGGTGTAGGCAGCATTGTGATCACCGACGACAGCCGACACCCAACCGGCATATTCACCCTTCGTGACCTGCGTACGATGATTGCCGAGAATGCGGGCAGTCTTGATGCCCCTGTGCACCAGTTCATGACGAAAGATCCCTGCTGCCTAACAGCACAAGCTGATGCGTTCGAAGCGGCTCTGCTGATGGCAGAACATCACTTCGCCCATCTTTGCGTGGTGGATGAAGAGAAAAAACTGATTGGTATAGTATCGGAACGGGATCTGTTCTCTCTGCAGCGAGTCGATCTGGTTAATCTAGCCCGCACCATCGGCACTGCAACGCATCTACGGACTCTGGTTAGCCTGCGCTCCGACGTATCCCGGCTAGTGGATGCCATGCTGGCCCACGGAGCTGACTCCGGCCAGGTTGTGAAAATCATTACCACGCTCAACGACGTCACCGTTCGGCGGGTTCTGGAACTGAATATCAAGAAAAATGACCCCGGCATTCCCTTCACCTGGCTCACCTTTGGCAGCGAAGGCCGGCAGGAGCAGACTCTGCTGACCGATCAGGATAACGGCATTCTGTTCAAGACCCCGGAAGGCATGACAGAGGATCAGGTACGTGAGAAGCTGCTGCCATTCGCCCGCACCGTCAACGACGAACTCGCCGAATGCGGTTTCACTCTGTGCAAGGGCAACATCATGGCCAGCAACCCCAAGCTGTGCCTGAGCGATCGAGAATGGGATGATTGGTTTATCCGTTTCATTGATGCATCCACTCCACAAAACCTCGTCTACTCATCTATCTTTCTGGATATGAGATCGGTGTTCGGCCCAACCGACTCTTTGCACCAACTCCTTGAAAGAGTACTCACAAGAATCCGCAAGAACGATCTGTTTCAGAAGATGCTTGCGGGTAACGCATTTCAGAGAAAACCGCCGCTGACTATGTTCCGCAACTTCCGTTATGTTTCTGACGGTAAAAAGCGCAGCCTAGATCTGAAACGCCAGGGCTTAGCACCTTTCGTGGAATCCGTGCGTGTGTTCGCGCTTGCCAACGGAGTGGAAAGCGCGAACACACTTGAGAGGATGGATGAGCTTGCCCAGAAAGGCGTTTTTGATGCCAAAGACGCCAATGCGTGGAAAGATGCGTATAGCCTCATTCAGGCCATCCGCATGAGGTCACATCAGGAAATGCTCGACAAGGGCGAAGAGCTCACCAACTACATAGACCCAGACGACCTGAATCCACTGGACAAGCGCATTCTCCGTGAATCGTTTCGGCAGGCTCAGCGTTTGCAACAAAAGCTCGAAATTACCTACCAACTCTAA
- a CDS encoding PAS domain-containing hybrid sensor histidine kinase/response regulator, translating to MISVWLLVLISITYISVLFIIAWAGDKHPGLYRRRLARTHVYSLSLAVYFTSWTFYGAVGRATQEGLGFLPIYLGPLLVFVFCAPLLRRIIYISKRNNSTSIADFIASRYGKSQLLAAMIATFALIGSVPYIALQLKAIAMGFSVLSSTGTGTRELSTAAWNDAAWYITLALTAFTVLFGTRHLESTEHHRGMIQAVAFESLIKLVAFVAVGLFVGYGLYNGFGDLLDNVKQADLSGILTTDAIEAPAFITQTLVAMLAIICLPRQFHVMVVENADHRDFEVARWAMPVYLIVASAFVLPIAAAGLLAPEAIASNPDILILQLPIMAGKEWLAILAFLGGGSAAAAMVIVCSVAIATMVSNEIVMPALLKFFRPRMNRQADLSSLLLGIRRVAIFVVLLIAYGFYRMAGKDYSLTSFGLLSFAAAAQFGPALVGGILWRRGNATGATWGLALGFFLWCYTLLLPALASTGWFTDSLINEGIWGLHWTRPTALFGLKLDQTSHGIIWSLGINTLVYVVLSLVTRQRVREKIQIASFFQDPHPKGDTIQHQSWQEEILTSDLQALTDRFMGEERSEVVFRNYERRNAIRLHLHRPASSHLMKYVERQLASVIGASTARVVLESTLTGRDMQIEDVVSIVDEASQAMTFSRELLQSAIENISLGVSVVNQQQQLVVWNHRYLELFAYPKGFVRVGRPAEDLMRYNLTNSNLPARRIDEIVANHYGNMREGQLISYERQRPDGTIVRIDGSPIPGGGYVTTFQDITAMRRTEQALKETNTYLEQRVKERTQELQVINEQMLKAKSVAEQANQSKTRFLASASHDLLQPLNAARLFTSALAGKENNTETKELVDHIDSSLGAAEEIISTLLDISKLDAGALEPELGVFPVNDIMRHLATDFTAIAEDQGLKLHVVPSSAWIHSDSKLLRRVVQNFLSNAIRYTPDGKILLGCRRLKGYLRIEVWDTGPGIPEDQLTFIFEEFRRFQHGRDKKGLGLGLAIVDRISGMLNHPVSVQSVQGKGSVFGITVPLAQADQAYQAAETSATSSRRVSSLGGLNVLCIDNDPAILQGMVALLGNWKCNVTAAESLEDALEKPQGRQPDIILADYQLDDDKNGLDAMDAIRSAGGYDIPGILITGYTAPDVRDEAIERGYQILYKPVKPAALRAMVNKLLKQKRS from the coding sequence ATGATTAGTGTCTGGTTGCTGGTTTTAATATCCATCACCTACATTTCGGTCCTGTTTATCATCGCCTGGGCGGGAGATAAACACCCCGGGCTGTATCGCAGGCGCCTTGCGCGGACGCATGTTTATTCACTGTCACTGGCGGTCTACTTCACCTCCTGGACCTTCTACGGCGCCGTGGGAAGGGCCACTCAGGAGGGGCTGGGCTTTCTACCCATTTATCTCGGGCCCTTGCTGGTTTTTGTTTTCTGCGCACCACTTTTGCGCCGAATCATTTACATAAGTAAGCGTAACAACAGCACCTCCATCGCCGATTTCATTGCCTCCCGGTACGGCAAATCCCAGCTGTTGGCTGCCATGATCGCAACCTTCGCCTTGATTGGCAGCGTGCCCTACATCGCGCTGCAACTAAAGGCCATCGCCATGGGTTTCAGTGTGTTGTCCAGCACAGGCACGGGCACCCGGGAGCTGAGTACCGCAGCCTGGAACGATGCGGCTTGGTACATCACCCTGGCGCTGACGGCATTTACCGTGCTTTTTGGCACCCGCCACTTGGAGTCGACTGAACACCATCGCGGCATGATTCAAGCTGTGGCCTTTGAGTCACTGATCAAGCTCGTTGCCTTTGTTGCCGTTGGGCTGTTTGTTGGGTACGGGCTTTATAACGGCTTTGGCGACTTATTGGACAATGTAAAGCAGGCGGATCTTAGTGGCATTCTTACAACAGATGCCATTGAGGCGCCGGCATTTATCACCCAAACTCTCGTTGCGATGCTGGCCATCATCTGCTTGCCACGGCAGTTTCACGTAATGGTGGTAGAGAACGCCGACCACCGCGATTTCGAAGTTGCCCGCTGGGCCATGCCGGTTTATCTCATTGTGGCTAGCGCATTTGTGCTACCTATTGCTGCAGCGGGTCTGTTGGCTCCAGAAGCCATAGCCAGCAACCCCGACATCCTCATCCTTCAGCTGCCCATCATGGCCGGCAAAGAGTGGCTGGCCATTCTTGCATTCCTTGGTGGCGGCTCCGCAGCGGCTGCCATGGTTATCGTATGCTCTGTCGCCATTGCCACGATGGTGAGCAATGAAATCGTCATGCCGGCTTTGCTTAAGTTCTTCAGGCCACGGATGAATCGCCAGGCCGACCTTAGCTCTCTGCTACTCGGCATCCGCAGGGTCGCCATCTTTGTGGTTCTACTGATTGCTTACGGCTTTTACCGGATGGCGGGAAAAGATTACAGCCTGACCTCGTTCGGGCTCCTGTCCTTTGCTGCAGCAGCACAATTTGGCCCGGCGCTTGTGGGCGGCATTCTCTGGCGCCGCGGTAATGCCACAGGTGCAACATGGGGCCTAGCTCTCGGTTTTTTTCTGTGGTGTTACACCTTGCTCCTGCCTGCACTGGCATCAACGGGCTGGTTTACCGACTCGCTAATCAACGAGGGTATCTGGGGGCTTCACTGGACAAGGCCAACCGCGCTATTCGGGCTGAAACTCGACCAGACCAGCCACGGCATTATCTGGAGCCTGGGTATCAATACGCTGGTCTACGTGGTGCTTTCTCTGGTCACACGTCAGCGGGTGCGTGAGAAAATCCAGATTGCCTCGTTTTTTCAGGATCCCCACCCCAAAGGCGATACGATCCAGCATCAAAGCTGGCAGGAGGAGATACTAACGTCGGATCTGCAGGCTCTCACCGACAGATTCATGGGCGAAGAGCGCTCAGAAGTTGTATTCCGAAATTACGAACGTCGCAATGCCATAAGGCTGCACCTGCATCGCCCAGCTTCCTCTCACCTGATGAAATACGTAGAGCGCCAACTCGCGTCGGTGATTGGCGCGTCCACCGCACGGGTGGTTCTGGAATCGACCCTAACGGGTCGAGACATGCAGATCGAAGACGTGGTCAGCATTGTTGATGAAGCATCACAGGCCATGACGTTCAGCCGGGAGTTGCTGCAGTCGGCTATCGAGAACATTAGCCTAGGCGTATCAGTGGTCAATCAGCAACAACAACTGGTGGTCTGGAACCATCGTTATTTGGAACTGTTCGCCTATCCGAAGGGGTTTGTAAGAGTCGGACGCCCGGCAGAAGACCTGATGCGCTATAACCTCACCAATTCCAACCTACCGGCCCGGCGAATTGATGAGATCGTTGCCAACCACTACGGCAACATGCGCGAAGGCCAGCTTATTTCTTATGAACGCCAAAGACCGGACGGAACAATTGTTCGAATAGACGGCAGCCCGATCCCCGGTGGCGGCTACGTAACCACATTCCAGGATATTACAGCGATGCGCCGCACTGAGCAGGCGCTTAAAGAAACCAACACCTATCTCGAGCAGCGGGTTAAAGAACGCACCCAGGAGCTGCAGGTTATCAACGAACAAATGCTTAAAGCCAAGTCCGTTGCTGAGCAAGCAAATCAAAGCAAAACTCGCTTTCTAGCCTCGGCAAGCCACGACCTACTGCAGCCACTGAATGCCGCGCGCCTATTTACATCAGCGCTTGCAGGCAAAGAAAACAACACCGAAACAAAAGAGCTTGTGGATCATATCGACAGTTCACTCGGGGCGGCAGAAGAGATCATCAGTACCCTCCTCGACATTTCCAAACTCGATGCGGGCGCGCTGGAACCGGAACTTGGCGTGTTCCCGGTTAACGACATTATGCGTCACTTGGCCACCGACTTTACTGCTATTGCGGAAGACCAAGGCCTTAAGCTTCATGTCGTACCTAGCAGCGCCTGGATCCACTCAGATTCCAAGCTCCTGCGCCGGGTTGTACAGAACTTTCTGTCCAACGCAATACGCTACACCCCTGATGGGAAAATTCTGTTGGGCTGCCGCCGCCTCAAAGGGTATTTGCGCATAGAGGTGTGGGACACCGGCCCCGGTATACCAGAGGATCAGCTAACCTTTATTTTCGAAGAGTTCCGTCGCTTTCAGCACGGCCGAGACAAGAAGGGCCTTGGCCTCGGCCTCGCGATCGTCGACCGGATCAGTGGCATGCTGAACCATCCTGTAAGCGTTCAATCGGTTCAGGGAAAAGGCAGTGTTTTTGGTATAACCGTTCCCCTTGCCCAAGCAGATCAGGCGTACCAGGCGGCTGAAACATCAGCTACAAGCTCGCGGCGCGTTTCTAGCCTTGGCGGCCTGAACGTTCTTTGTATCGACAACGACCCCGCAATCCTGCAGGGAATGGTTGCGCTTCTGGGGAACTGGAAATGCAATGTCACAGCTGCTGAAAGCTTAGAAGACGCCCTAGAGAAACCTCAGGGTAGACAGCCAGATATTATACTTGCAGATTATCAGCTTGATGATGACAAGAACGGTCTGGATGCTATGGACGCAATACGCAGTGCAGGGGGCTACGACATACCGGGCATATTGATTACCGGATATACGGCTCCCGACGTTCGCGACGAGGCGATTGAGCGAGGGTATCAAATTCTCTATAAGCCGGTTAAGCCTGCGGCTTTGAGAGCCATGGTGAACAAACTACTGAAACAAAAGCGCTCATGA
- a CDS encoding DUF4212 domain-containing protein, whose product MSGHSYDAEQYWKANLRLIFGSLIIWALVSYGFAILLRPMLSGIAIGGTDLGFWFAQQGSILTFIALIFHYAWRMNRLDKKFGVDEE is encoded by the coding sequence ATGTCAGGTCATAGCTACGATGCTGAACAGTACTGGAAGGCGAACCTTCGCCTTATATTCGGGAGCCTTATCATATGGGCTCTCGTTTCCTATGGTTTCGCAATCCTTCTACGCCCCATGCTCTCCGGAATTGCTATCGGTGGCACGGATTTGGGCTTCTGGTTCGCGCAGCAAGGCTCTATTCTCACGTTCATTGCACTGATCTTCCACTACGCGTGGCGCATGAACAGACTCGATAAAAAATTCGGCGTGGACGAGGAGTAA